From one Humulus lupulus chromosome 8, drHumLupu1.1, whole genome shotgun sequence genomic stretch:
- the LOC133798365 gene encoding mediator of RNA polymerase II transcription subunit 15a-like isoform X2: MPPQVHNQGQSLVMPLSSNQGQTRQQLLSQNVQNSAAVQSSSSVSSTLLPPTSLSQNMPGNSQNTVGYANTHRQMQVRQQVPQQQQQSQNQQQYLYQQQLVKPKFPQGNVPQSILQSHIQQQQQQQQNVLQSTQLQSSQQAVVQTSSAMQPPLIQSSVPSMQQNQSSSIQQSSKAMLQTHPQSVLRPQSHSQQAAVAHQQQTQVSQQQQQQQQQLISQQKNTTNMQQSHLIGQQNNVGDLQQQQRLLSQQNNLSNLQQQQQQLMAPQSNISNLHQQQLGPQSNGLQQQLHGTQTGNSSMQTNQHSVHMRQQQSKVPMQQQLQQSGSNLLPSQAQQPQQQIVSQIQSQPQMQQQLGLQQQPNPLQREMRLQPSGQNVIDQQKQLYQPQRPLLETSSTSVDSAATGHASGVDWQEEVYQKIKSMKELYLPELHELYQKIAGKLQQLDSLPQQPKSEQLDKLKLFKSTLERTIQFLQVPKVNIIPGYKEKLVHTEKQIISFINTNRPRKPVSQLQQGHASSHMHSMQQPQSQINQVQSHENQMNPQLQSKNVQSSVGPMQQNSMTSFQQNSMPALSAVSTTQQNVMNTLQSSSNVDSGQGNALNSLQQTSVTALQQANINALSSQNGINNLQSNSNMVQHQHMKQQQEQQMKQQYQQRQMQQQILQQQKQQILQQQQQKQQQQQHQQQQQQQLQQQAKQQLPAQLQTPQNQMLHHQINDVNDLKARQSMAVKSGVFQQHLPAGQRAAYTHQQLKSSSPFAISSNQLLQASSPLQHSSPQVDQQNLLPSLTKAGTPLQSASSPFVVPSPSTPLAPSPMPGDSDKPLLGVSSLANAGNVGQQTSVVAPSQSLAIGTPGISASPLLAEFIGPDGTQGNTSISVFGKSSITEQPLDRLMKAVKSMSPKALSASVRDIGSVVSMVDRFAGSAPGNGSRAAVGEDLVAMTNCRLQVRNFMSHDGTNGTRKMKRYTSAMPLNVVSSTSSINDSEISELESTATSGIKRCKLEAIHALKDEIREINQRLIDTVIDISEESSVVAAAAEGGEGTIVKCSFSAVALSPNMKLQYASAQMSPIQPLRLLVPTNYPNCSPILLDVFPVEVSKEYEDLSVKAKSRFSISLRTLSQPMSLGAMVRTWDVCARAVISEHAQKSGGGSFSSKYGTWETGLSAT, from the exons ATGCCACCTCAAGTACACAATCAAGGGCAATCACTTGTAATGCCATTGTCATCTAATCAGGGCCAAACTCGACAACAACTACTATCTCAGAATGTTCAGAATTCTGCTGCTGTTCAGAGTTCTTCCAGTGTATCATCTACTCTTCTTCCTCCCACAAGCTTAAGTCAAAATATGCCTGGTAATTCACAGAACACAGTAGGCTATGCTAATACTCACAGGCAAATGCAAGTAAGGCAACAGGTCCCCCAACAACAGCAACAATCCCAAAATCAGCAGCAATATCTTTACCAGCAGCAGCTTGTAAAGCCAAAGTTCCCGCAGGGAAATGTCCCCCAATCAATCCTACAATCTCACATccaacagcagcaacaacagcAACAGAACGTATTACAATCAACTCAGTTACAATCATCTCAGCAAGCTGTTGTGCAAACATCATCTGCTATgcaacctcccctaatccaatcATCTGTCCCAAGTATGCAGCAGAATCAGTCATCATCTATTCAACAGTCATCTAAAGCCATGCTCCAGACTCATCCTCAATCTGTTCTTAGACCACAGTCGCATTCTCAACAGGCTGCTGTTGCTCACCAACAGCAAACACAAGTgtcacagcagcagcagcagcagcaacagcagcttATAAGTCAACAGAAAAATACTACAAACATGCAACAAAGCCACTTAATTGGACAACAGAACAATGTTGGGGATTTACAGCAGCAACAGAGGCTGCTTAGCCAGCAGAATAATCTCTCAAACCTGCAACAGCAACAGCAACAGCTAATGGCTCCGCAAAGTAACATTTCAAATTTGCATCAACAACAATTAGGCCCCCAAAGTAACGGGTTACAACAGCAGCTGCATGGAACTCAGACTGGTAACTCAAGCATGCAAACTAATCAGCACTCTGTGCACATGCGACAACAACAATCCAAAGTTCCAATGCAGCAACAATTGCAACAGAGTGGATCTAATTTGCTTCCATCTCAGGCACAACAACCACAACAGCAAATTGTGTCACAGATTCAGTCACAGCCGCAGATGCAGCAACAGTTGGGTTTGCAACAACAGCCAAATCCACTACAACGTGAAATGAGGCTTCAACCATCAGGTCAAAATGTAATTGATCAGCAAAAGCAGTTATATCAACCACAGAGACCTCTTCTAGAGACATCATCAA CATCTGTCGATTCAGCTGCAACTGGACATGCAAGTGGAGTTGATTGGCAAGAAGAGGTTTACCAGAAG ATCAAATCCATGAAGGAACTGTACTTACCTGAACTTCATGAATTGTATCAGAAAATTGCTGGCAAATTACAGCAG CTTGATTCTCTACCACAACAACCAAAGTCAGAGCAGCTTGATAAGCTGAAATTATTTAAGAGCACTTTGGAACGCACTATTCAATTTTTACAGGTTCCGAAAGTCAACATTATTCCTGGGTATAAGGAGAAACTGGTTCACACTGAGAAACAGATAATAAGTTTTATTAATACAAATAGGCCAAGGAAGCCTGTTTCTCAATTGCAACAAGGACACGCCTCATCTCATATGCACTCCATGCAGCAGCCGCAATCTCAAATTAATCAAGTCCAATCTCATGAAAACCAAATGAATCCTCAATTGCAATCAAAGAATGTGCAGAGCTCTGTGGGACCAATGCAGCAAAACAGTATGACGAGCTTCCAACAAAATTCTATGCCTGCTTTGTCTGCAGTTTCAACAACGCAGCAAAATGTGATGAACACACTGCAATCCAGTTCCAATGTGGATTCGGGACAAGGAAATGCACTAAACTCATTGCAGCAAACTTCTGTGACTGCTCTCCAACAGGCAAACATTAATGCCTTGTCATCCCAGAATGGGATCAATAACCTTCAGTCAAATTCTAATATGGTTCAGCACCAGCATATGAAGCAACAACAGGAGCAGCAAATGAAACAACAGTATCAGCAGCGACAGATGCAACAGCAAATATTGCAGCAGCAGAAGCAGCAAATattgcagcaacaacaacaaaaacaacagcagcagcaacatcagcaacagcaacaacaacaattacAGCAGCAAGCAAAGCAGCAGCTTCCTGCCCAGTTGCAAACACCCCAAAATCAAATGCTGCATCATCAAATTAATGATGTAAATGATTTGAAGGCAAGACAAAGCATGGCTGTAAAGTCAGGGGTCTTTCAGCAACATCTTCCAGCTGGACAACGTGCTGCTTATACCCATCAACAATTGAAATCTAGCTCTCCCTTTGCTATTTCTTCAAATCAACTCCTCCAGGCCTCGTCACCCTTGCAACATTCTTCTCCACAAGTTGACCAGCAGAACCTGCTGCCATCTCTTACCAAAGCTGGAACTCCATTACAATCTGCTAGCTCACCTTTTGTTGTTCCATCTCCATCAACTCCTTTGGCTCCATCCCCAATGCCTGGTGATTCTGATAAACCCCTTCTAGGAGTTTCCTCACTTGCAAATGCTGGAAATGTTGGACAACAAACAAGTGTTGTTGCTCCATCTCAATCCCTTGCCATCGGCACCCCAGGAATATCAGCCTCCCCTTTGCTTGCAGAGTTTATTGGTCCTGATGGCACTCAAGGAAACACTTCGATATCTGTTTTTGGCAAGTCAAGCATTACAGAACAGCCACTCGATCGTTTAATGAAAGCG GTAAAATCTATGTCACCTAAGGCATTGAGTGCTTCTGTCAGGGACATTGGCTCTGTTGTCAGCATGGTTGATAGGTTTGCAGGATCAGCTCCCGGTAATGGATCTAGAGCTGCAGTTGGTGAGGATTTAGTTGCTATGACAAACTGTCGTTTACAAGTAAGAAATTTTATGAGCCACGACGGAACTAACGGGACAAGGAAAATGAAGCGCTACACTAGTGCCATGCCCTTAAATGTCGTATCATCAACCAGTAGTATTAATGATTCGGAAATATCAGAACTAGAGTCAACTGCAACATCTGGTATCAAGAGGTGTAAGTTAGAG GCAATTCATGCTCTTAAAGACGAAATTAGGGAAATAAATCAGCGTCTTATTGACACTGTTATTGATATTAGTGAGGAATCAAGTGTTGTAGCAGCTGCTGCTGAAGGAGGTGAAGGGACCATTGTCAAGTGCTCTTTCAGCGCCGTGGCACTCAGTCCAAACATGAAATTGCAATATGCTTCAGCACAGATG TCTCCAATACAGCCATTAAGGTTGCTTGTCCCCACAAATTATCCCAACTGTTCCCCAATACTATTGGACGTATTTCCAGTGGAAGTCAG CAAGGAATACGAAGATCTCTCAGTGAAAGCAAAGTCGAGATTTAGTATATCACTGAGAACCCTTTCACAACCCATGTCTCTTGGGGCAATGGTGAGGACGTGGGATGTTTGTGCTCGTGCGGTTATTTCCGAGCATGCACAGAAAAGTGGTGGTGGCAGCTTCAGCTCCAAGTATGGGACTTGGGAGACCGGCTTGAGTGCAACTTGA
- the LOC133798365 gene encoding mediator of RNA polymerase II transcription subunit 15a-like isoform X1, which translates to MDNNNWRSIQGGEPMIDNTDWRTQLQHDSRQRIVNKIMDTLKKHLPFSGQDGLLELKKIAERFEEKIYSAATSQSDYLRKISLKMLSMENKSQNNNVPNALPSNPTNSRTTDPGSVVMPPQVHNQGQSLVMPLSSNQGQTRQQLLSQNVQNSAAVQSSSSVSSTLLPPTSLSQNMPGNSQNTVGYANTHRQMQVRQQVPQQQQQSQNQQQYLYQQQLVKPKFPQGNVPQSILQSHIQQQQQQQQNVLQSTQLQSSQQAVVQTSSAMQPPLIQSSVPSMQQNQSSSIQQSSKAMLQTHPQSVLRPQSHSQQAAVAHQQQTQVSQQQQQQQQQLISQQKNTTNMQQSHLIGQQNNVGDLQQQQRLLSQQNNLSNLQQQQQQLMAPQSNISNLHQQQLGPQSNGLQQQLHGTQTGNSSMQTNQHSVHMRQQQSKVPMQQQLQQSGSNLLPSQAQQPQQQIVSQIQSQPQMQQQLGLQQQPNPLQREMRLQPSGQNVIDQQKQLYQPQRPLLETSSTSVDSAATGHASGVDWQEEVYQKIKSMKELYLPELHELYQKIAGKLQQLDSLPQQPKSEQLDKLKLFKSTLERTIQFLQVPKVNIIPGYKEKLVHTEKQIISFINTNRPRKPVSQLQQGHASSHMHSMQQPQSQINQVQSHENQMNPQLQSKNVQSSVGPMQQNSMTSFQQNSMPALSAVSTTQQNVMNTLQSSSNVDSGQGNALNSLQQTSVTALQQANINALSSQNGINNLQSNSNMVQHQHMKQQQEQQMKQQYQQRQMQQQILQQQKQQILQQQQQKQQQQQHQQQQQQQLQQQAKQQLPAQLQTPQNQMLHHQINDVNDLKARQSMAVKSGVFQQHLPAGQRAAYTHQQLKSSSPFAISSNQLLQASSPLQHSSPQVDQQNLLPSLTKAGTPLQSASSPFVVPSPSTPLAPSPMPGDSDKPLLGVSSLANAGNVGQQTSVVAPSQSLAIGTPGISASPLLAEFIGPDGTQGNTSISVFGKSSITEQPLDRLMKAVKSMSPKALSASVRDIGSVVSMVDRFAGSAPGNGSRAAVGEDLVAMTNCRLQVRNFMSHDGTNGTRKMKRYTSAMPLNVVSSTSSINDSEISELESTATSGIKRCKLEAIHALKDEIREINQRLIDTVIDISEESSVVAAAAEGGEGTIVKCSFSAVALSPNMKLQYASAQMSPIQPLRLLVPTNYPNCSPILLDVFPVEVSKEYEDLSVKAKSRFSISLRTLSQPMSLGAMVRTWDVCARAVISEHAQKSGGGSFSSKYGTWETGLSAT; encoded by the exons ATGGACAACAATAATTGGAGATCTATTCAAGGTGGGGAACCCATGATAGACAATACTGATTGGAGAACTCAGCTGCAACACGATTCGAGACAACGAATTGTCAACAAGAT AATGGATACTTTGAAAAAGCATCTCCCGTTCTCGGGTCAAGATGGATTGCTTGAACTAAAGAAAATTGCTGAAAGGTTTGAGGAAAAGATTTACAGTGCTGCGACAAGCCAG TCTGATTATTTACGGAAAATTTCACTGAAGATGCTGTCAATGGAGAATAAGTCTCAGAACAATAATGTACCCAACGCTTTGCCATCCAACCCCACTAATAGCAGAACCACAGATCCAG GATCTGTTGTCATGCCACCTCAAGTACACAATCAAGGGCAATCACTTGTAATGCCATTGTCATCTAATCAGGGCCAAACTCGACAACAACTACTATCTCAGAATGTTCAGAATTCTGCTGCTGTTCAGAGTTCTTCCAGTGTATCATCTACTCTTCTTCCTCCCACAAGCTTAAGTCAAAATATGCCTGGTAATTCACAGAACACAGTAGGCTATGCTAATACTCACAGGCAAATGCAAGTAAGGCAACAGGTCCCCCAACAACAGCAACAATCCCAAAATCAGCAGCAATATCTTTACCAGCAGCAGCTTGTAAAGCCAAAGTTCCCGCAGGGAAATGTCCCCCAATCAATCCTACAATCTCACATccaacagcagcaacaacagcAACAGAACGTATTACAATCAACTCAGTTACAATCATCTCAGCAAGCTGTTGTGCAAACATCATCTGCTATgcaacctcccctaatccaatcATCTGTCCCAAGTATGCAGCAGAATCAGTCATCATCTATTCAACAGTCATCTAAAGCCATGCTCCAGACTCATCCTCAATCTGTTCTTAGACCACAGTCGCATTCTCAACAGGCTGCTGTTGCTCACCAACAGCAAACACAAGTgtcacagcagcagcagcagcagcaacagcagcttATAAGTCAACAGAAAAATACTACAAACATGCAACAAAGCCACTTAATTGGACAACAGAACAATGTTGGGGATTTACAGCAGCAACAGAGGCTGCTTAGCCAGCAGAATAATCTCTCAAACCTGCAACAGCAACAGCAACAGCTAATGGCTCCGCAAAGTAACATTTCAAATTTGCATCAACAACAATTAGGCCCCCAAAGTAACGGGTTACAACAGCAGCTGCATGGAACTCAGACTGGTAACTCAAGCATGCAAACTAATCAGCACTCTGTGCACATGCGACAACAACAATCCAAAGTTCCAATGCAGCAACAATTGCAACAGAGTGGATCTAATTTGCTTCCATCTCAGGCACAACAACCACAACAGCAAATTGTGTCACAGATTCAGTCACAGCCGCAGATGCAGCAACAGTTGGGTTTGCAACAACAGCCAAATCCACTACAACGTGAAATGAGGCTTCAACCATCAGGTCAAAATGTAATTGATCAGCAAAAGCAGTTATATCAACCACAGAGACCTCTTCTAGAGACATCATCAA CATCTGTCGATTCAGCTGCAACTGGACATGCAAGTGGAGTTGATTGGCAAGAAGAGGTTTACCAGAAG ATCAAATCCATGAAGGAACTGTACTTACCTGAACTTCATGAATTGTATCAGAAAATTGCTGGCAAATTACAGCAG CTTGATTCTCTACCACAACAACCAAAGTCAGAGCAGCTTGATAAGCTGAAATTATTTAAGAGCACTTTGGAACGCACTATTCAATTTTTACAGGTTCCGAAAGTCAACATTATTCCTGGGTATAAGGAGAAACTGGTTCACACTGAGAAACAGATAATAAGTTTTATTAATACAAATAGGCCAAGGAAGCCTGTTTCTCAATTGCAACAAGGACACGCCTCATCTCATATGCACTCCATGCAGCAGCCGCAATCTCAAATTAATCAAGTCCAATCTCATGAAAACCAAATGAATCCTCAATTGCAATCAAAGAATGTGCAGAGCTCTGTGGGACCAATGCAGCAAAACAGTATGACGAGCTTCCAACAAAATTCTATGCCTGCTTTGTCTGCAGTTTCAACAACGCAGCAAAATGTGATGAACACACTGCAATCCAGTTCCAATGTGGATTCGGGACAAGGAAATGCACTAAACTCATTGCAGCAAACTTCTGTGACTGCTCTCCAACAGGCAAACATTAATGCCTTGTCATCCCAGAATGGGATCAATAACCTTCAGTCAAATTCTAATATGGTTCAGCACCAGCATATGAAGCAACAACAGGAGCAGCAAATGAAACAACAGTATCAGCAGCGACAGATGCAACAGCAAATATTGCAGCAGCAGAAGCAGCAAATattgcagcaacaacaacaaaaacaacagcagcagcaacatcagcaacagcaacaacaacaattacAGCAGCAAGCAAAGCAGCAGCTTCCTGCCCAGTTGCAAACACCCCAAAATCAAATGCTGCATCATCAAATTAATGATGTAAATGATTTGAAGGCAAGACAAAGCATGGCTGTAAAGTCAGGGGTCTTTCAGCAACATCTTCCAGCTGGACAACGTGCTGCTTATACCCATCAACAATTGAAATCTAGCTCTCCCTTTGCTATTTCTTCAAATCAACTCCTCCAGGCCTCGTCACCCTTGCAACATTCTTCTCCACAAGTTGACCAGCAGAACCTGCTGCCATCTCTTACCAAAGCTGGAACTCCATTACAATCTGCTAGCTCACCTTTTGTTGTTCCATCTCCATCAACTCCTTTGGCTCCATCCCCAATGCCTGGTGATTCTGATAAACCCCTTCTAGGAGTTTCCTCACTTGCAAATGCTGGAAATGTTGGACAACAAACAAGTGTTGTTGCTCCATCTCAATCCCTTGCCATCGGCACCCCAGGAATATCAGCCTCCCCTTTGCTTGCAGAGTTTATTGGTCCTGATGGCACTCAAGGAAACACTTCGATATCTGTTTTTGGCAAGTCAAGCATTACAGAACAGCCACTCGATCGTTTAATGAAAGCG GTAAAATCTATGTCACCTAAGGCATTGAGTGCTTCTGTCAGGGACATTGGCTCTGTTGTCAGCATGGTTGATAGGTTTGCAGGATCAGCTCCCGGTAATGGATCTAGAGCTGCAGTTGGTGAGGATTTAGTTGCTATGACAAACTGTCGTTTACAAGTAAGAAATTTTATGAGCCACGACGGAACTAACGGGACAAGGAAAATGAAGCGCTACACTAGTGCCATGCCCTTAAATGTCGTATCATCAACCAGTAGTATTAATGATTCGGAAATATCAGAACTAGAGTCAACTGCAACATCTGGTATCAAGAGGTGTAAGTTAGAG GCAATTCATGCTCTTAAAGACGAAATTAGGGAAATAAATCAGCGTCTTATTGACACTGTTATTGATATTAGTGAGGAATCAAGTGTTGTAGCAGCTGCTGCTGAAGGAGGTGAAGGGACCATTGTCAAGTGCTCTTTCAGCGCCGTGGCACTCAGTCCAAACATGAAATTGCAATATGCTTCAGCACAGATG TCTCCAATACAGCCATTAAGGTTGCTTGTCCCCACAAATTATCCCAACTGTTCCCCAATACTATTGGACGTATTTCCAGTGGAAGTCAG CAAGGAATACGAAGATCTCTCAGTGAAAGCAAAGTCGAGATTTAGTATATCACTGAGAACCCTTTCACAACCCATGTCTCTTGGGGCAATGGTGAGGACGTGGGATGTTTGTGCTCGTGCGGTTATTTCCGAGCATGCACAGAAAAGTGGTGGTGGCAGCTTCAGCTCCAAGTATGGGACTTGGGAGACCGGCTTGAGTGCAACTTGA